One Cryptomeria japonica chromosome 9, Sugi_1.0, whole genome shotgun sequence genomic window carries:
- the LOC131044593 gene encoding xanthotoxin 5-hydroxylase CYP82C4 — protein sequence MVSLYTYTADHYIKTDMENKGSLHAILLNISSRMNSNLIVGSATVLLMAIIGFWFKKYRSDRHRLPPGPRALPVIGHFHLLIDKERPFHRILDSLSKVYGPIMHLKFGSRPVLIISSSELAKECFTVNDLAFASRPRLSQGKHLGYDFMFMGWAPYGSYWRNVRKICALELLSSKQIQTYRPKRMREISKTLNYLFQQAQMKTTVNMRTVLSQMTLNVLMSMIMGDHYFGEEAGMSFLEVAHLIEESFVLHGAVNIGDYIPWLKWLDLQGYERAMKKVQGKLNPYMQRIVEKHRENPPTEKEDMDFIDVLILQAEENGEAIPDKDTFIKSIAVNMFSAGSDTSSLALEWVLSLLILHPNIMKMVQEELDSKVGKSRLVEELDIPQLKYLQAIVKEIMRLFPPGPLLVPHESIKSCTLGGFHIPTGTILMVNAWAIQRDPRIWNKPLEFIPERFLENNIEIESIQTLGNEFEMFPFGVGRRGCPGASLAMCLVHITLARLLQSFDWFLPDGKALDINEGVGLTMPKAVPLEVVIKARLPPHLYPNSIGY from the exons ATGGTATCTTTATATACCTACACAGCTGATCATTATATCAAAACAGACATGGAGAACAAGGGGAGTCTGCATGCAATTCTCCTGAATATATCATCCAGAATGAATTCTAATCTTATAGTTGGGTCTGCCACAGTCCTTCTCATGGCAATAATAGGTTTTTGGTTTAAAAAATATAGAAGTGATAGGCATAGACTCCCTCCAGGACCCAGAGCGCTCCCCGTAATAGGCCATTTTCATCTTCTGATAGATAAGGAAAGGCCCTTTCATAGGATTCTTGATTCACTCTCAAAAGTTTATGGACCCATTATGCACCTCAAATTTGGTAGCCGCCCAGTTTTGATTATCAGTTCTTCAGAGCTAGCCAAAGAATGTTTTACAGTAAATGATTTAGCTTTTGCTTCTAGGCCTCGTCTTTCTCAAGGAAAACATCTGGGTTATGATTTTATGTTTATGGGTTGGGCTCCATATGGGTCTTACTGGAGAAACGTTAGAAAAATATGTGCTCTTGAGCTTCTTTCTTCTAAACAGATCCAAACATACCGACCCAAGAGAATGAGGGAGATTTCTAAAACTCTGAATTATCTGTTTCAACAGGCTCAGATGAAAACCACAGTTAATATGAGAACTGTTTTGTCCCAGATGACTTTGAATGTTCTGATGAGCATGATAATGGGTGATCACTATTTTGGAGAGGAAGCGGGGATGTCATTTTTAGAAGTTGCACATCTGATTGAAGAGTCTTTTGTGCTGCATGGGGCTGTCAATATTGGGGATTATATTCCCTGGTTGAAGTGGCTTGATTTGCAAGGGTACGAGAGGGCTATGAAGAAGGTACAGGGGAAACTCAATCCTTACATGCAGAGAATAGTGGAGAAGCACCGGGAAAACCCACCAACAGAGAAGGAAGACATGGACTTCATAGATGTGCTCATCTTGCAGGCGGAGGAGAATGGTGAAGCAATCCCTGACAAAGATACCTTCATCAAATCCATTGCTGTG AATATGTTTAGTGCAGGCTCAGATACTTCTTCACTTGCCTTAGAATGGGTATTGTCATTATTAATATTGCATCCCAACATAATGAAGATGGTTCAAGAGGAGCTTGACTCCAAAGTTGGAAAAAGTAGATTAGTAGAAGAGTTAGACATACCACAATTAAAATACTTGCAAGCAATAGTCAAGGAGATAATGCGTCTTTTCCCACCTGGACCTTTACTTGTACCACATGAATCTATTAAATCATGCACACTTGGAGGCTTCCACATTCCAACGGGAACAATATTGATGGTAAATGCATGGGCAATTCAGAGAGACCCAAGAATCTGGAATAAACCATTGGAATTCATACCAGAGCGTTTCTTGGAAAATAATATAGAGATAGAGAGCATACAAACTTTAgggaatgaatttgagatgtttcCTTTTGGGGTAGGAAGACGAGGATGTCCTGGTGCCTCTTTGGCAATGTGTCTAGTGCATATAACTCTTGCAAGGTTGTTGCAAAGCTTTGACTGGTTTCTTCCTGATGGTAAAGCCCTTGATATAAATGAGGGAGTTGGTTTGACAATGCCAAAAGCAGTACCTTTGGAGGTTGTTATTAAAGCTCGCCTTCCCCCTCATCTATACCCAAATTCTATTGGATATTGA